Proteins from a single region of Thunnus albacares chromosome 16, fThuAlb1.1, whole genome shotgun sequence:
- the LOC122999373 gene encoding echinoderm microtubule-associated protein-like 4 isoform X1: MEGEPAYLTGIRGGKRSERVCSREERKRRKTSGAVEEGPPGQQRHSEHSSVSSVSHDFLFELTPVPADDRSSAASGLDVADRLTYLEQRMQMQEDEIQLLKMALADVLKRLNISEEHQAAAAAAAGRRAPGAKARPVSLALPSRPPMVTSSAASLKKSSTLPSSSTARNYSPTPPRSGVRSPAGSLKDSPCKTAKARPSSAASTSKKVHEGSKSKEAAVSLGTRRVTQCKVTMQIYLSPLARKTGSSEAAKSTATVPANGGRVATPNNPQAKGGTKPETRRKNPSFTLNLQKTTTSQNAQQETSSYKSPLKSPSQYFQICY, from the exons ATGGAGGGAGAGCCGGCCTATCTGACTGGAatcagaggaggaaagaggagcgAGAGAGTGTGCTCacgagaggagaggaagaggaggaagacatcTGGGGCGGTGGAGGAAGGTCCACCTGGCCAGCAGAGACACTCTGAACACTCATCAGTGTCCAGTGTCTCCCACG ATTTCCTGTTTGAACTCACTCCCGTTCCTGCAGATGACCGCAGCTCGGCGGCCAGTGGCCTGGACGTGGCCGACCGGCTGACCTATCTGGAGCAGAGGATGCAGATGCAGGAGGATGAAATCCAGCTGTTGAAGATGGCTCTGGCTGACGTCCTCAAGAGGCTCAACATCTCTGAGGAACaccaggctgctgctgcagcagctgctggaaGGAGAGCGCCGGGAGCCAAAG CCAGGCCAGTGTCTCTGGCTCTGCCCTCCAGACCGCCCATGGTGACCTCCAGCGCTGCCTCCCTGAAGAAGAGCTCCACACTGCCCTCCAGCTCCACAGCTAGGAACTACAGCCCAACACCGCCCCGGAG TGGTGTGAGGAGCCCAGCAGGTAGCCTGAAGGACAGTCCGTGCAAGACTGCCAAAGCACGACCCTCCTCTGCAGCCTCGACCTCTAAGAAAGTCCATGAAGG CAGCAAGTCCAAGGAGGCTGCAGTCAGTCTAG GGACAAGGCGTGTGACACAGTGCAAAG TGACTATGCAGATCTATCTGAGCCCCCTCGCAAGAAAGACTGGGTCTTCTGAGGCCGCCAAATCCACAGCCACTGTGCCTGCCAACGGTGGGCGCGTGGCCACACCTAACAACCCTCAGGCGAAGGGGGGCACCAAGCCAGAGACGAGGAGGAAAAACCCATCCTTCACCTTAAACCTCCAGAAAACCACAACCAGTCAGAACGCACAGCAGGAAACATCCAGCTACAAAAGCCCGCTTAAATCCCCCAGCCAGTACTTTCAGATCTGCTACTGA
- the LOC122999373 gene encoding echinoderm microtubule-associated protein-like 1 isoform X4, protein MEGEPAYLTGIRGGKRSERVCSREERKRRKTSGAVEEGPPGQQRHSEHSSVSSVSHDDRSSAASGLDVADRLTYLEQRMQMQEDEIQLLKMALADVLKRLNISEEHQAAAAAAAGRRAPGAKARPVSLALPSRPPMVTSSAASLKKSSTLPSSSTARNYSPTPPRSGVRSPAGSLKDSPCKTAKARPSSAASTSKKVHEGSKSKEAAVSLGTRRVTQCKVTMQIYLSPLARKTGSSEAAKSTATVPANGGRVATPNNPQAKGGTKPETRRKNPSFTLNLQKTTTSQNAQQETSSYKSPLKSPSQYFQICY, encoded by the exons ATGGAGGGAGAGCCGGCCTATCTGACTGGAatcagaggaggaaagaggagcgAGAGAGTGTGCTCacgagaggagaggaagaggaggaagacatcTGGGGCGGTGGAGGAAGGTCCACCTGGCCAGCAGAGACACTCTGAACACTCATCAGTGTCCAGTGTCTCCCACG ATGACCGCAGCTCGGCGGCCAGTGGCCTGGACGTGGCCGACCGGCTGACCTATCTGGAGCAGAGGATGCAGATGCAGGAGGATGAAATCCAGCTGTTGAAGATGGCTCTGGCTGACGTCCTCAAGAGGCTCAACATCTCTGAGGAACaccaggctgctgctgcagcagctgctggaaGGAGAGCGCCGGGAGCCAAAG CCAGGCCAGTGTCTCTGGCTCTGCCCTCCAGACCGCCCATGGTGACCTCCAGCGCTGCCTCCCTGAAGAAGAGCTCCACACTGCCCTCCAGCTCCACAGCTAGGAACTACAGCCCAACACCGCCCCGGAG TGGTGTGAGGAGCCCAGCAGGTAGCCTGAAGGACAGTCCGTGCAAGACTGCCAAAGCACGACCCTCCTCTGCAGCCTCGACCTCTAAGAAAGTCCATGAAGG CAGCAAGTCCAAGGAGGCTGCAGTCAGTCTAG GGACAAGGCGTGTGACACAGTGCAAAG TGACTATGCAGATCTATCTGAGCCCCCTCGCAAGAAAGACTGGGTCTTCTGAGGCCGCCAAATCCACAGCCACTGTGCCTGCCAACGGTGGGCGCGTGGCCACACCTAACAACCCTCAGGCGAAGGGGGGCACCAAGCCAGAGACGAGGAGGAAAAACCCATCCTTCACCTTAAACCTCCAGAAAACCACAACCAGTCAGAACGCACAGCAGGAAACATCCAGCTACAAAAGCCCGCTTAAATCCCCCAGCCAGTACTTTCAGATCTGCTACTGA
- the LOC122999373 gene encoding uncharacterized protein LOC122999373 isoform X2, with protein MEGEPAYLTGIRGGKRSERVCSREERKRRKTSGAVEEGPPGQQRHSEHSSVSSVSHDFLFELTPVPADDRSSAASGLDVADRLTYLEQRMQMQEDEIQLLKMALADVLKRLNISEEHQAAAAAAAGRRAPGAKARPVSLALPSRPPMVTSSAASLKKSSTLPSSSTARNYSPTPPRSGVRSPAGSLKDSPCKTAKARPSSAASTSKKVHEGKSKEAAVSLGTRRVTQCKVTMQIYLSPLARKTGSSEAAKSTATVPANGGRVATPNNPQAKGGTKPETRRKNPSFTLNLQKTTTSQNAQQETSSYKSPLKSPSQYFQICY; from the exons ATGGAGGGAGAGCCGGCCTATCTGACTGGAatcagaggaggaaagaggagcgAGAGAGTGTGCTCacgagaggagaggaagaggaggaagacatcTGGGGCGGTGGAGGAAGGTCCACCTGGCCAGCAGAGACACTCTGAACACTCATCAGTGTCCAGTGTCTCCCACG ATTTCCTGTTTGAACTCACTCCCGTTCCTGCAGATGACCGCAGCTCGGCGGCCAGTGGCCTGGACGTGGCCGACCGGCTGACCTATCTGGAGCAGAGGATGCAGATGCAGGAGGATGAAATCCAGCTGTTGAAGATGGCTCTGGCTGACGTCCTCAAGAGGCTCAACATCTCTGAGGAACaccaggctgctgctgcagcagctgctggaaGGAGAGCGCCGGGAGCCAAAG CCAGGCCAGTGTCTCTGGCTCTGCCCTCCAGACCGCCCATGGTGACCTCCAGCGCTGCCTCCCTGAAGAAGAGCTCCACACTGCCCTCCAGCTCCACAGCTAGGAACTACAGCCCAACACCGCCCCGGAG TGGTGTGAGGAGCCCAGCAGGTAGCCTGAAGGACAGTCCGTGCAAGACTGCCAAAGCACGACCCTCCTCTGCAGCCTCGACCTCTAAGAAAGTCCATGAAGG CAAGTCCAAGGAGGCTGCAGTCAGTCTAG GGACAAGGCGTGTGACACAGTGCAAAG TGACTATGCAGATCTATCTGAGCCCCCTCGCAAGAAAGACTGGGTCTTCTGAGGCCGCCAAATCCACAGCCACTGTGCCTGCCAACGGTGGGCGCGTGGCCACACCTAACAACCCTCAGGCGAAGGGGGGCACCAAGCCAGAGACGAGGAGGAAAAACCCATCCTTCACCTTAAACCTCCAGAAAACCACAACCAGTCAGAACGCACAGCAGGAAACATCCAGCTACAAAAGCCCGCTTAAATCCCCCAGCCAGTACTTTCAGATCTGCTACTGA